Proteins found in one Coffea eugenioides isolate CCC68of chromosome 5, Ceug_1.0, whole genome shotgun sequence genomic segment:
- the LOC113770235 gene encoding caffeic acid 3-O-methyltransferase-like → MDSLAETTKNQVVLKEEEEEEEEHFSYAMQLVTSAGLPMMLLAAIRLNVFEIIARAGPGAQLSPSEIAANVSSENPNAAAMLDRMLRLLASYSVLTCSVATDVDGDHAIQTPTRVYGLAPVAKFFVQNKTKGGGSLSSLLALLQDKVFIDGEIWYQLEDAVREGGDPFHRAHGTHAFEFLGSDPRFNEVFNKTMIHHTAIVINRMLERYKGFEHLKTLVDVGGGLGMNLNIITTKYPSLKGNNFDLPHVIQHAPAYPGVEHVGGDMFESVPQGDAIFMKWILHDWDDDHCLKLLKNCYKTLPDNGKVIAVDAILPVIPDYSARDKATCQTDLIVVTKVGIERYETEFLALATAAGFKGISVKCFVCNLWVMEFYSSWGIVL, encoded by the exons ATGGATTCTTTGGCAGAAACAACCAAGAACCAAGTTGTactaaaagaagaagaagaagaggaggaggagcaCTTCTCGTACGCCATGCAGCTAGTTACCTCCGCAGGGCTGCCCATGATGTTGCTTGCTGCCATCCGGCTCAATGTGTTCGAGATCATCGCCAGAGCTGGTCCCGGTGCTCAACTGTCGCCTTCAGAAATTGCGGCTAACGTGTCTTCAGAAAACCCAAATGCCGCTGCTATGCTGGATCGGATGTTGCGGCTCCTGGCAAGCTACTCTGTGCTCACCTGCTCCGTTGCCACCGACGTGGATGGTGATCATGCTATCCAAACGCCAACAAGAGTGTATGGATTGGCGCCGGTGGCCAAGTTCTTTGTACAGAACAAAACAAAGGGAGGAGGTTCACTAAGCTCCCTGCTGGCCTTGCTTCAAGATAAGGTCTTCATTGACGGTGAgattt GGTACCAATTAGAAGATGCAGTTCGCGAAGGGGGAGATCCGTTTCACAGGGCGCATGGTACACATGCATTTGAATTTCTTGGAAGCGACCCCAGATTCAATGAGGTATTCAACAAGACAATGATCCACCACACAGCTATCGTCATAAACAGAATGCTTGAACGGTACAAAGGTTTTGAGCACCTCAAAACTTTGGTAGATGTTGGTGGTGGTCTTGGAATGAACCTCAATATAATCACAACTAAATACCCTAGCCTCAAGGGTAATAATTTTGATTTGCCACATGTTATACAACATGCACCAGCCTATCCTG GAGTTGAACATGTTGGAGGAGACATGTTTGAAAGTGTTCCACAGGGGGATGCCATTTTTATGA AATGGATACTTCATGATTGGGATGATGATCATTGCTtgaagttgctgaaaaattgtTACAAGACTTTACCAGACAATGGAAAGGTAATAGCTGTTGACGCAATTCTTCCTGTGATTCCTGATTATAGTGCACGCGACAAAGCTACTTGCCAAACAGATCTCATAGTGGTGACTAAAGTAGGAATTGAGAGATATGAAACAGAGTTTCTTGCCCTGGCTACTGCTGCTGGATTTAAAGGCATAAGTGTGAAATGTTTCGTATGTAACTTGTGGGTCATGGAGTTCTATAGTTCATGGGGCATTGTACTTTAA
- the LOC113770233 gene encoding probable 2-oxoglutarate-dependent dioxygenase AOP1 has protein sequence MDNPKLQKLPVINFGQENLQYGTKSWSLARNEVRHALEECGCFLAVYDAVSFNLRDSVFSALEKLFDLPVETRKKNTSDRLFFGYLSDHRDSAIRESVEIENATDIEEVKKFSKLKWPQGNDDNFSGIIHEYANLVAKLEQVVTRMVFESYGVEKLKCDSHIDSITYLLLLNSYEAPGLQRMDTRLARIDDHLGITPPQGGAADEDDD, from the exons ATGGATAACCCAAAGTTGCAAAAACTTCCTGTCATCAACTTCGGTCAGGAGAATTTGCAGTATGGCACAAAAAGCTGGTCCTTGGCACGCAACGAAGTCCGCCACGCTCTTGAAGAATGCGGTTGCTTTCTTGCTGTGTATGATGCAGTTTCTTTCAACTTGAGGGATTCAGTATTTTCTGCGCTAGAAAAACTGTTCGATCTTCCCGTGGAAACAAGAAAGAAGAACACTTCTGATAGGCTTTTCTTTGGTTATCTTAGCGACCACCGTGACTCAGCTATTCGTGAGAGCGTGGAAATCGAAAATGCAACCGACATAGAAGAAGTCAAGAAATTCTCTAAGCTCAAGTGGCCCCAAGGAAATGATGACAATTTCAG TGGGATCATCCATGAATATGCAAATCTGGTAGCGAAGTTGGAACAGGTGGTGACCCGAATGGTTTTCGAAAGCTATGGGGTAGAGAAGCTGAAGTGTGATTCTCACATAGATTCAATCACGTACTTGCTTCTGCTCAACAGCTACGAGGCGCCTGGA TTGCAGAGAATGGACACTCGTTTGGCACGTATAGATGATCATTTAGGCATTACTCCACCTCAGGGTGGAGCTGCAGATGAAGATGACGATTGA
- the LOC113770234 gene encoding uncharacterized protein LOC113770234, with amino-acid sequence MDSWMVNSQRSIWVFFKNSFDCAFVGESSQHLSLKITSQLLSGPIYFSFIHAKCNEQERSLLWSALLAENLAEHPWMLAGDFNVTVSVEEKRGGLPFRVDEGVELRTFMSMAGVSDVGFSGSPFTWCNNRGGMARIWKRLDRMLVNQTAVLSGAQFQVQHLGREPSDHAPLLMSSSTRLDNKPKPFRFLNVWTTKPGFLDVIRRSWAAPCSGRPLQRLSAKLRNVKRDLQVWSRVEFGNIFDAVKRAEGEVAAAEDAFGNEPSQSHWLALQEARAIMRNSLAREEGFWRQKARVKWLKDGDKNSKYFHSIVAERRAKSIIHRIKNDQGEWISDEGQVSAIGVEFFKSLLSEETAGGSWSILDVIPKVVSDVQNADLERFPSHEEVREVVFKMDGESAGGPDGFTGTFFTFAWEVVGNDLCEAVISFFCGHELPRSVSSTWIMLLPKELISDIRKSNRGGNVVLKLDMAKAYDRVSWPFLLQVLRKFGFGERWIDMIWRLISNVWFSVLINGVPQGFFKSSRGLRQGDPISPALFVIDAEVLSRLLNSLLSSPLFSPFSVSQGCPKVTHLAYADDVVIFSSGLKRSVRLVLKALEDYSLVSGQQVNHQKSCFLTHSNFPRARKRMLGELTGFSSREFPVKYLGCPLYVGRRKKVYFSAICDSILGTVLSWKGRLLSHGGRLVLIKSVLSSMPLHILAASTPPKAIFGMLEKTFANFLWGSSERGLRFHWIKWEQLCQPYDRGGAGLRSLRHVFEAFSMKLWWQFRLRKSLWAEFLHYKYCPNSHPCFTEVLPGSSWTWKRLVSIQGVAEKHIRWILSNGSTSFWHDDWLGQGPLCRQVDTFQEYAVSEFVEHGRWNEQSLRSVLPSWWAGQILSVVPPAEAHSDRMVWSPSTSGNFSLSSAYQIARGVGNRSCLYSSIWSQDLPCNVSFFMLRLLGGRLPVMDILHKFGVVGPSRCFCCSFPCQESLDHIFCTGEVARRIWANFEVVVGGFGVSSTIRHKSVVKLNSDGCSRGNPGKSGGGGVIRDCAGRFLLGFSCFFGELTSLQAELKALLHGIRLALDRGYRELHIESDSLVLVQIVRGTVRCPWQLQSGLQELMEARRYIREISHCFREANRPADRLANVGVDFGINSTYGSFSDLPRLVRGDITLDRLGVPSLRRSRVSLAC; translated from the exons ATGGATAGTTGGATGGTGAATAGCCAGAGGTCTATTTGGGTGTTCTTTAAAAACTCTTTTGATTGTGCCTTTGTGGGAGAATCCTCTCAGCATTTGTCGCTTAAAATCACTTCTCAGCTTCTATCAGGtccaatttatttttcttttatccaCGCAAAGTGTAATGAGCAGGAGCGATCTTTGCTTTGGTCAGCTTTGTTAGCGGAAAATCTGGCGGAGCACCCTTGGATGTTGGCGGGTGATTTCAATGTCACTGTTAGCGTGGAGGAAAAGAGGGGCGGCTTGCCTTTTCGAGTAGATGAAGGAGTGGAGCTTAGAACTTTCATGTCGATGGCGGGTGTTTCGGATGTTGGTTTTTCGGGGTCCCCTTTCACTTGGTGTAATAATAGGGGGGGTATGGCTCGCATTTGGAAACGCCTGGACAGAATGCTTGTCAATCAAACGGCCGTTCTTTCAGGGGCGCAGTTTCAGGTTCAACATCTAGGGAGGGAGCCTTCGGATCACGCCCCCCTTTTAATGTCATCGTCGACGAGGCTGGATAACAAGCCTAAACCTTTTCGGTTCTTGAATGTTTGGACGACGAAGCCTGGGTTTTTGGATGTCATTAGGAGGAGTTGGGCAGCCCCTTGTTCTGGGCGTCCTTTGCAACGTTTATCTGCTAAATTGCGAAATGTTAAACGGGACCTTCAAGTTTGGTCTCGTGTGGAGTTTGGTAACATTTTTGACGCGGTGAAGAGGGCGGAGGGCGAGGTAGCAGCTGCAGAGGATGCGTTTGGAAATGAGCCTTCTCAATCGCATTGGTTGGCTCTCCAGGAGGCTCGTGCTATAATGAGGAATTCTCTGGCAAGGGAGGAAGGGTTTTGGAGGCAAAAGGCACGGGTCAAATGGCTTAAGGACGGGGACAAAAATTCTAAATACTTCCACTCGATAGTGGCGGAGAGAAGAGCAAAGTCTATCATACACCGAATTAAGAATGACCAGGGGGAGTGGATATCAGATGAAGGTCAGGTGTCTGCTATTGGGGTTGAGTTCTTCAAATCCTTACTTTCGGAGGAGACTGCCGGCGGGTCATGGAGTATTTTGGACGTAATTCCTAAGGTTGTTTCCGATGTTCAAAATGCTGATTTGGAGCGGTTTCCATCTCACGAGGAGGTAAGGGAGGTGGTGTTTAAAATGGATGGGGAGAGTGCGGGTGGGCCAGATGGATTTACAGGCACCTTTTTTACATTTGCGTGGGAGGTGGTGGGCAATGATTTGTGTGAAGCAGTGATTAGTTTCTTTTGTGGTCATGAGTTGCCGAGAAGCGTTTCTTCGACGTGGATAATGCTGCTTCCCAAG GAGTTGATATCTGATATTCGGAAATCTAATCGAGGGGGCAATGTAGTGTTGAAGTTGGATATGGCCAAGGCCTACGACAGAGTCTCTTGGCCTTTTTTGTTACAGGTTTTGCGTAAGTTTGGGTTTGGAGAGAGATGGATTGATATGATTTGGAGGCTGATTTCGAATGTCTGGTTTTCGGTTTTGATTAATGGTGTCCCACAAGGTTTCTTTAAATCTAGTCGTGGGCTACGGCAGGGGGACCCTATTTCTCCAGCTCTTTTTGTGATCGATGCCGAGGTTCTTTCTCGCCTGTTAAATTCGTTGCTTTCCTCCCCGCTCTTCTCACCGTTTAGTGTATCCCAAGGATGCCCGAAGGTTACGCATCTGGCTTATGCCGATGATGTCGTTATCTTTTCTAGCGGGCTGAAGAGGTCAGTTCGTTTGGTGTTGAAAGCTCTGGAAGATTACTCTTTGGTATCAGGTCAGCAGGTGAACCATCAAAAGAGTTGTTTTTTGACCCATAGCAACTTTCCCAGGGCGAGGAAACGTATGCTTGGAGAACTCACGGGGTTTTCCTCGAGGGAGTTTCCAGTTAAATACTTGGGTTGTCCCTTATATGTCGGGCGGAGGAAGAAAGTTTATTTTTCGGCAATTTGTGATTCCATACTGGGCACGGTGCTATCGTGGAAGGGGAGGTTATTGTCGCATGGTGGTAGGCTGGTACTGATCAAGAGTGTGCTATCTTCTATGCCTCTTCATATTCTTGCGGCATCGACTCCTCCCAAAGCTATTTTTGGGATGCTGGAGAAGACGTTTGCTAATTTCCTCTGGGGCTCCTCTGAGAGGGGGCTGCGTTTCCACTGGATCAAATGGGAACAGTTGTGTCAGCCATATGACAGGGGAGGTGCTGGGTTGAGGTCGTTGAGGCATGTTTTcgaggctttctcaatgaaacTGTGGTGGCAGTTTAGGTTGCGGAAGTCCTTATGGGCTGAGTTTTTGCATTATAAATATTGCCCGAACTCTCACCCTTGTTTTACTGAAGTCTTGCCGGGGAGTTCTTGGACTTGGAAGAGATTGGTATCTATTCAGGGGGTTGCTGAGAAACATATTCGCTGGATCTTGTCCAACGGTTCGACAAGCTTTTGGCATGATGATTGGTTAGGACAAGGTCCGTTATGCCGCCAGGTGGATACTTTCCAGGAATATGCAGTTTCCGAATTCGTGGAGCACGGTCGGTGGAATGAGCAGAGCCTACGCTCTGTCTTGCCCAGCTGGTGGGCGGGGCAGATCTTGAGTGTTGTACCTCCCGCTGAGGCGCACTCGGACAGAATGGTCTGGTCTCCCAGTACCTCAGGGAATTTTTCCCTATCGTCGGCCTACCAAATTGCTCGAGGGGTTGGTAACAGGTCTTGTCTGTATTCCTCGATCTGGAGTCAGGATTTGCCGTGTAACGTTTCATTTTTTATGCTGCGTCTGCTGGGAGGCAGACTGCCAGTGATGGATATTTTGCACAAGTTTGGGGTTGTCGGGCCGTCTCGGTGTTTTTGTTGCTCCTTCCCATGCCAGGAGTCTCTGGACCATATTTTCTGTACTGGGGAGGTTGCACGGCGAATCTGGGCTAACTTTGAAGTGGTGGTGGGAGGGTTTGGTGTTTCCTCGACGATACGACATAAG TCGGTGGTGAAGCTAAACTCTGACGGATGCTCTAGGGGTAATCCTGGCAAGAGTGGAGGAGGAGGCGTCATTCGCGACTGTGCGGGAAGGTTTCTGTTAGGGTTCTCATGTTTTTTTGGGGAGCTGACGAGTCTGCAGGCGGAATTAAAGGCGCTTCTTCATGGGATTAGGTTGGCCTTGGATCGGGGGTATCGTGAGTTGCACATCGAATCAGATTCTTTGGTGCTAGTTCAGATTGTTAGGGGTACAGTGAGGTGTCCATGGCAGTTGCAAAGTGGTTTACAAGAGCTGATGGAAGCTAGACGGTATATTAGGGAGATTTCCCATTGTTTTCGAGAAGCGAATAGGCCTGCGGATAGATTGGCCAATGTGGGGGTGGACTTTGGGATTAATTCAACGTATGGTTCGTTCTCTGACTTGCCTCGCCTGGTGAGAGGTGATATTACGCTGGATCGGTTGGGCGTTCCGAGCCTTCGTAGGAGTAGAGTTTCGTTAGCTTGTTAG